The proteins below come from a single Danio aesculapii chromosome 23, fDanAes4.1, whole genome shotgun sequence genomic window:
- the igfbp6b gene encoding insulin-like growth factor-binding protein 6b, translated as MENLRPGRKMSFLSNLTAVVLLLVVHCGSWCLAGRLGPHKNCPTCKDGHFSGAGRASRDPAGAASTTVLALGEPCGVYTLSCARGLRCIPPPREHSPLQALLQGRGFCAKHSRTSPTERPRPTGPHPSHSNEMEKAPCRKLLNSVLRGLELTIFQSDRDIYIPNCDTRGFYRKKQCRSSKGMQRGHCWCVDELGNTVPSRAGEDGILPCDGE; from the exons ATGGAGAACCTGAGACCTGGACGCAAGATGTCTTTCCTTTCCAACTTGACGGCCGTTGTCCTGTTGCTGGTCGTCCACTGTGGATCCTGGTGTCTGGCGGGTCGCTTGGGCCCCCACAAAAACTGCCCGACGTGCAAAGATGGGCACTTTTCGGGTGCAGGTCGGGCCTCCAGGGACCCGGCCGGGGCGGCCAGCACCACCGTGCTGGCGTTGGGGGAGCCCTGCGGGGTGTACACCCTAAGCTGTGCCAGGGGGCTCCGCTGCATACCCCCTCCGCGGGAACACAGCCCCCTTCAGGCTCTGCTGCAGGGCAGAGGCTTCTGCGCCAAACACAGCAGAACGAGTCCCACCGAGAGGCCCCGCCCCACAG GGCCACATCCTTCACACAGTAATGAAATGGAAAAG GCTCCATGTCGTAAGCTGCTCAACAGTGTCTTGCGGGGTCTCGAACTCACCATTTTCCAGTCTGATCGTGACATCTACATCCCAAACTGTGACACTCGTGGCTTCTACAGGAAAAAGCAG TGTCGGTCCTCAAAGGGCATGCAGCGCGGCCACTGCTGGTGTGTGGATGAACTGGGCAACACCGTGCCATCACGTGCTGGGGAGGATGGCATTTTACCATGTGACGGAGAGTGA